One region of Mesomycoplasma ovipneumoniae genomic DNA includes:
- a CDS encoding ATP-binding cassette domain-containing protein, with translation MKKTDDNKKIEKNNFEAEIKKIRQASNSRYKSKFSIPAIEIKDLTIDFGETLAVDSANIKIYKGELVTLLGPSGSGKTTILNAIAGLLNPTSGQIIFNGDDVTRKSPQQRKIGLVFQNYALYPHLNVFGNIAFALHNDPRWKQKAIEKSMLARVNANSIVLAKNGASLEDLEIYKNKLFDYFDIYRQLEHDYNELKTQIYHNLNQLQTDYFLIEAHKQAEIKNLTIDFLKLGKSASIFWAFWKKIFGKKEGEICPIQQAITFRKAYKLKVEKIKKQAKIDKKAHKNKIQEEKYAIKNAPELVRARQNFLEQKALLYEKLEKLEKLQAQFLTNSKIEFAKIQQGYKNFSNKTSLKDAESLKLDYQEQIEAFNQKKKEKELWFKTEIENEKNQIKNSGKLANLEQTYLETKKKFLETNTRHSPNLLLLKSLKTKSKTYKKETLKLFLEYERNLINKFSLNTSKLNEQELKQYQEYQNDNISIKEAINRAVLRTAEKVEITKNLAKKPTKLSGGQQQRVAIARGIVRHPDILLMDEPLSNLDAKLRVQTRQWIRKIQTEIGITTVFVTHDQEEAMSISDRIICMSTGYVQQIGTPTELYHNPKNEFVASFLGVPEMNIFDAFYDKETKSVIVDNQIIFELLKDYDHEKIRVGIRAEDLVENEAGNFQGKISVIEYLGKDILAKIDVENIGQISIILRKKPTYEIDEIVKFNIKSGKLHLFDYQTRERIQWI, from the coding sequence ATGAAAAAAACAGATGATAATAAAAAAATCGAAAAAAATAATTTTGAAGCCGAGATTAAAAAAATTCGGCAGGCTTCAAATAGTCGTTATAAGTCGAAATTTTCAATACCTGCAATTGAAATTAAGGACCTAACAATTGACTTTGGTGAAACACTTGCTGTTGACAGTGCAAATATTAAAATTTACAAAGGTGAACTTGTTACACTTTTAGGACCTTCAGGTTCGGGAAAAACTACAATTTTAAATGCAATTGCTGGTCTTTTGAATCCAACTTCAGGTCAAATTATTTTCAATGGCGATGATGTAACTCGAAAGTCACCTCAGCAACGTAAAATTGGTCTTGTTTTTCAAAATTATGCCCTATATCCGCATTTAAATGTTTTTGGGAACATTGCTTTTGCTTTACATAATGACCCAAGATGAAAGCAAAAAGCAATTGAAAAATCGATGCTTGCGCGCGTAAATGCTAATTCAATTGTTTTGGCTAAAAATGGCGCTTCACTTGAAGATTTGGAAATTTACAAAAATAAACTATTTGATTATTTTGATATTTACCGTCAATTAGAACATGATTATAACGAACTTAAAACACAAATTTATCATAATTTAAATCAACTTCAGACCGATTATTTCTTAATTGAGGCACACAAGCAAGCTGAAATAAAAAATTTAACTATTGATTTCTTAAAATTAGGCAAGTCTGCGTCAATTTTTTGAGCTTTTTGGAAAAAAATTTTTGGTAAAAAAGAAGGGGAAATTTGCCCAATCCAACAAGCAATTACCTTTCGAAAAGCTTATAAATTAAAAGTTGAAAAAATTAAAAAACAAGCCAAAATTGACAAAAAAGCTCATAAAAACAAAATTCAGGAAGAAAAATACGCAATAAAAAATGCTCCTGAACTAGTTCGCGCCAGACAAAACTTTTTAGAACAAAAAGCACTTTTATATGAAAAATTAGAAAAACTTGAGAAATTGCAAGCACAATTTCTTACTAATTCAAAAATAGAATTTGCTAAAATTCAACAAGGTTATAAAAATTTTAGCAATAAAACAAGTCTAAAAGATGCTGAATCACTCAAATTAGATTATCAAGAACAAATTGAAGCTTTCAATCAAAAGAAAAAAGAAAAAGAGCTTTGATTTAAAACTGAAATTGAAAACGAAAAAAATCAAATTAAAAATTCAGGAAAACTTGCAAATCTTGAGCAGACTTACCTTGAGACAAAAAAGAAATTTCTTGAAACAAATACTCGTCATTCACCGAATTTGTTGCTTTTAAAATCGCTTAAAACTAAATCAAAAACTTACAAAAAGGAAACTTTAAAACTGTTTTTAGAATATGAAAGAAACTTGATTAATAAGTTTTCGCTTAATACTTCAAAACTAAACGAGCAAGAATTAAAGCAATATCAAGAGTATCAAAATGATAATATTTCAATAAAAGAAGCAATAAATCGTGCTGTTTTACGAACAGCTGAAAAAGTTGAAATAACTAAAAATTTAGCTAAAAAACCAACAAAACTTTCTGGTGGGCAACAACAAAGAGTTGCAATTGCCCGTGGAATTGTTCGACATCCTGATATTTTACTAATGGACGAGCCGCTTTCAAATTTAGATGCCAAACTAAGAGTCCAAACTCGTCAGTGAATTCGAAAAATTCAAACTGAAATCGGAATAACAACTGTTTTTGTTACTCACGACCAAGAAGAGGCAATGTCAATTTCGGATCGAATTATTTGTATGTCAACTGGATATGTTCAGCAAATTGGAACTCCAACTGAGTTGTATCATAACCCTAAAAATGAATTTGTTGCCTCATTTTTAGGTGTTCCAGAGATGAATATTTTTGATGCTTTTTATGACAAAGAAACTAAAAGTGTCATTGTTGATAATCAAATAATTTTTGAATTATTAAAAGATTATGATCATGAAAAAATAAGAGTCGGAATTAGAGCTGAAGATTTAGTTGAAAATGAAGCTGGTAATTTTCAAGGCAAAATTAGCGTGATTGAATATTTGGGAAAAGATATTCTTGCCAAAATTGATGTTGAAAATATCGGTCAAATTTCAATAATCTTGCGTAAAAAACCGACCTATGAAATCGATGAAATTGTCAAATTTAATATTAAATCAGGAAAATTACATCTATTTGATTATCAAACAAGGGAGCGAATCCAATGAATTTAA
- a CDS encoding carbohydrate ABC transporter permease, which yields MFIIKLKILKYISDKKTARVTESINSQVRNRNITSAISSFLLKFIVLFFFGILIVFPFYFMLVYSLSPEEQILDTRIPVYWPNHFAWDNFVKAAQSGYFAALGITVLVTLISVVAKVFFSMTFGYAFSLRKWKFKQASWVVFLSILVLPETALLIGQYRIMVMLGWNDGFQSIFALTSPFVASVFSGFMFRNAFEEIPDRIKEASMVDGCSGIRYFFRVATPMISPTIWTVGILTAFSAWNSTLWPLLILQSNSADLTTLNTWLLQKVGVADETAQIPGGYFKNIRMAGAILTILPMFIAYFVFRKRIMNAVSRQGSTVKG from the coding sequence ATGTTCATTATAAAATTAAAAATTCTAAAATATATTAGCGATAAAAAAACCGCTAGAGTAACTGAGTCAATTAATTCTCAAGTTCGCAACAGAAATATTACAAGTGCAATTTCAAGCTTTTTGCTCAAGTTCATCGTGCTTTTCTTTTTTGGAATTTTAATAGTTTTTCCTTTTTATTTTATGTTAGTTTATTCACTTTCACCTGAAGAGCAAATTCTTGACACGCGTATTCCGGTTTATTGACCTAATCATTTTGCTTGGGATAATTTTGTCAAAGCTGCCCAGTCTGGTTATTTTGCCGCTTTAGGAATCACGGTTTTAGTTACTTTAATTTCTGTGGTTGCAAAAGTTTTTTTCTCAATGACTTTTGGCTATGCTTTTTCACTAAGAAAGTGAAAATTTAAACAAGCTTCTTGAGTTGTTTTCCTTTCAATTTTAGTTCTTCCCGAAACTGCGCTTTTGATTGGACAATACCGAATTATGGTAATGCTTGGTTGAAATGACGGTTTTCAGTCAATTTTTGCCCTAACAAGTCCATTTGTTGCCTCAGTTTTTTCCGGATTTATGTTTCGAAATGCTTTTGAGGAAATTCCTGATCGAATTAAAGAAGCCTCAATGGTTGATGGTTGTTCTGGTATTAGATATTTCTTCCGCGTTGCAACACCAATGATATCTCCAACAATTTGAACTGTAGGAATTTTAACTGCTTTTTCAGCTTGAAATTCAACCCTTTGACCACTTTTAATATTACAGTCTAATTCGGCTGATTTAACAACTTTAAATACTTGATTATTACAAAAAGTTGGGGTTGCTGATGAAACAGCCCAAATTCCCGGAGGCTATTTTAAAAACATCAGAATGGCCGGTGCGATTTTAACAATTTTACCAATGTTCATTGCTTATTTTGTCTTTCGTAAACGAATAATGAACGCAGTCTCACGCCAAGGATCAACGGTAAAAGGATAA
- a CDS encoding carbohydrate ABC transporter permease → MNLINRYFLKQRIKKTNLELGILDQKQPFWKPFLILLPSILVIFIFTFLPFLYSISKSLSIEINPNIAGNTRLGFDNFVDLITLDTNFHIAIRNSVIYSIAALPLGLIISLIIASTIASLHRKYARGFWQTVFFLPYVTSGIAVSVAFAYIFDSETGFINRLFGISTRWLNSGNPSSFNALLVVLMSGVWRSLAFEVLILTTAMLSVNPTLYKAAAIDGASPVRQFFKITLPSVSRTINFLITIGIIGGIKVFPIGIFANETEAISNGGATLLIYIYKNVRGTPNFAQAGALTIYLFVFGIALSVVVKKFLSTIFLVADKITEKNVHYKIKNSKIY, encoded by the coding sequence ATGAATTTAATTAATAGATATTTCCTAAAACAGCGAATTAAAAAAACTAATCTTGAACTAGGAATTTTGGACCAAAAACAACCTTTTTGAAAGCCTTTTTTAATACTTTTGCCTTCAATTTTAGTTATTTTTATTTTTACTTTTTTACCATTTTTATACTCAATTTCTAAGTCTTTAAGTATCGAAATTAATCCTAATATTGCCGGTAATACTCGACTTGGTTTTGATAATTTTGTTGATTTAATTACCCTTGATACTAATTTTCATATTGCAATTCGAAATTCTGTCATTTATTCAATAGCAGCGCTACCACTTGGCTTAATAATTAGTTTAATTATTGCCTCGACAATTGCCTCGCTACATCGAAAATATGCCCGTGGATTTTGACAGACTGTCTTTTTTTTACCTTATGTAACCTCAGGTATTGCCGTTTCAGTTGCTTTTGCCTATATTTTTGATAGTGAAACTGGTTTTATTAACCGTCTTTTTGGTATTTCAACAAGATGACTAAATTCCGGAAATCCCTCATCTTTTAATGCACTTTTAGTTGTTTTAATGTCTGGAGTTTGAAGAAGTCTTGCTTTTGAAGTTTTAATTTTAACAACCGCAATGCTTTCAGTTAATCCGACACTTTATAAAGCAGCGGCAATTGATGGAGCTAGTCCGGTTCGTCAATTTTTCAAAATTACTTTACCTTCAGTTTCAAGAACGATTAACTTTTTAATTACAATCGGAATTATCGGCGGAATTAAAGTTTTTCCAATCGGTATTTTTGCAAACGAAACTGAAGCAATTAGTAACGGGGGCGCAACTTTATTGATATATATTTACAAAAATGTGCGCGGAACACCTAACTTTGCCCAAGCAGGTGCACTGACTATTTATCTTTTTGTTTTTGGAATTGCCCTTTCAGTTGTTGTCAAAAAGTTTTTAAGCACAATATTTTTAGTAGCTGACAAAATTACGGAGAAAAATGTTCATTATAAAATTAAAAATTCTAAAATATATTAG
- a CDS encoding thermonuclease family protein, with protein MKRNFLKLFFASINFTFIPFFIASCTTNQGPQGYFQAQKYYKIEDFSQNPELDLQNQDSQYAKDIAKFLNPNYSWTEEDKLKFKDDILPDSKFFNLQKVQIQKWTDGDTATLKSVGEVLIEPVFNVRIEGIDTPEVGTSISGTYKKTEGLEAEYAARATQFAEKMLPVGTEVYFVYPKTGPARSFNRYVGSLFFGHNGFHKSYGVEITKAGLAVPTLQSGFSGITNQTTIYYYNSIKQAAAVENSINKKFGIYEKIKDSNISSLNENLESIYKTRGLAKISDFLVLGEGNKDRNVVDWYKFRLESSKDTKSGNNN; from the coding sequence ATGAAAAGAAACTTTTTAAAGCTGTTTTTTGCTAGTATAAATTTTACTTTTATCCCTTTTTTTATTGCTTCTTGTACAACAAATCAAGGCCCCCAAGGTTACTTTCAGGCCCAAAAATACTATAAAATAGAGGATTTTTCGCAAAATCCTGAGCTTGATTTGCAAAACCAAGATAGTCAATATGCCAAAGACATTGCAAAATTTCTTAATCCAAATTATTCTTGAACTGAAGAAGATAAACTCAAATTTAAAGATGATATTTTGCCTGATTCAAAATTTTTTAACCTCCAAAAAGTTCAAATTCAAAAATGGACTGATGGCGATACTGCAACCTTAAAATCTGTTGGCGAAGTCCTAATTGAACCTGTTTTTAATGTCAGAATTGAAGGTATTGACACTCCAGAGGTAGGTACGTCCATATCTGGAACTTATAAAAAAACCGAAGGACTTGAGGCCGAATATGCCGCACGAGCAACTCAGTTTGCCGAAAAAATGTTGCCCGTAGGCACTGAAGTTTATTTTGTTTATCCAAAAACAGGTCCAGCGCGCTCTTTTAATCGTTATGTTGGAAGTTTATTTTTTGGTCATAATGGATTTCATAAATCTTATGGAGTTGAAATAACAAAAGCAGGACTTGCGGTTCCAACTTTGCAATCAGGATTTTCGGGAATAACTAACCAGACTACAATTTATTATTATAATTCAATCAAACAAGCAGCAGCAGTTGAGAATTCCATTAATAAAAAGTTCGGAATTTACGAAAAAATAAAAGATTCAAATATATCTTCGCTTAATGAAAATCTTGAATCTATCTATAAAACACGAGGTCTTGCAAAAATTTCTGATTTTTTAGTTCTGGGTGAAGGAAATAAAGATAGAAATGTTGTTGACTGGTATAAATTTAGGTTAGAAAGTTCAAAAGATACAAAAAGTGGAAATAATAACTAA